The following proteins are encoded in a genomic region of Paenibacillus sp. FSL H3-0469:
- a CDS encoding MazG-like family protein yields MPKDLDVAKRAKVIEWLKTEVIDQVSRLFKALWEGSTTRVGDSLASLIMSSYILGRRLGIPYRELDDLLLDKLRKHRQEGHQLEEWYQDISALEEHMRKR; encoded by the coding sequence GTGCCGAAGGATCTGGATGTGGCCAAACGTGCCAAGGTAATTGAGTGGTTAAAGACGGAAGTAATTGATCAAGTCTCAAGGTTATTCAAGGCGCTGTGGGAAGGCAGTACCACGCGTGTCGGCGACAGTCTGGCCAGCCTGATTATGAGCTCGTACATCTTGGGGCGCAGACTCGGTATCCCTTATCGCGAGCTGGATGATTTACTGCTGGATAAGCTGCGAAAGCACAGGCAAGAGGGCCATCAGCTCGAAGAATGGTACCAGGATATATCTGCATTAGAAGAACATATGCGTAAGAGGTGA
- a CDS encoding CBS domain-containing protein, with protein MNIAFFLLPKQEVACVTMDSTLRQTLERMEFHRYTAVPILNRNGEYAGTVTEGDLLWYMKESGGAVTFENASKFLLKDVPLRMNNLAVSIDADMEDLINLAKVQNFVPVVDDMKRFIGIVRRSQIIEYCEKFVSRQSLESL; from the coding sequence ATGAATATTGCGTTTTTTTTACTTCCGAAGCAGGAAGTCGCATGTGTTACTATGGATTCGACATTGCGGCAGACGCTGGAACGGATGGAGTTTCACCGCTATACAGCAGTGCCGATCCTGAACCGCAACGGGGAATATGCCGGAACGGTTACAGAAGGGGATTTACTCTGGTATATGAAGGAGTCGGGCGGCGCGGTCACTTTTGAGAATGCTTCCAAATTTCTGCTTAAGGATGTCCCGCTGCGGATGAACAATCTGGCGGTCTCGATTGATGCGGATATGGAAGATCTGATTAATTTGGCCAAGGTGCAAAACTTTGTACCGGTGGTCGACGACATGAAGCGGTTTATCGGCATTGTACGCCGGAGCCAGATTATAGAATACTGCGAGAAATTTGTCTCACGGCAATCGCTCGAATCGTTATAA
- the opp4A gene encoding oligopeptide ABC transporter substrate-binding protein has product MSNRLIGRLMLPLALLVALSACNGPSPAVKNVVARLSQTADEPITGGTVTFGYPSAFQGIFEPAFFEGEDDSNVLEFTTEAMFTVKDDLSTAPNIASWQESEDHTVFTFTIKPGVRWHNGDELTVEDWKFALETIASPEYTGSRYYSVEMIKGAEAYHQGQAKEITGLKVMDPYTLRITMNSARVNVIDNLWAYPMNKRYFEGVAVKDMADSDQVRKQPIGTGPFMVTSIVPGQTVEMKRFDNYYKGGAHLDGITYKVIDSKDITALLKAGTVDMAALPRDAYEAAGQLDNVEIRVTPGMTFEYIGFKFGHWDETDGQVVMDNPKFQDKSLRKAMYYALDRQGILDKYSYGLGTLIETPIPSSSWAKIADEEIDTYPYSPEKAGQLLDEAGYLDLNGDGLREDPGGKKLVIHYDAMSGSKTAEARTAAILQNWRDVGLDVRLSGGSLKELNAFYEAVESDDPAVELFNGVWGLASDPDPSGLWRATDSWNYPRWTSKRSEDLIREGVSLKAYDKDFRKEIYYEWQKLINDEVPMIFFAERSDITAVNKRLQGVTMNALSNIIDPQSWWIKDTE; this is encoded by the coding sequence ATGTCGAACCGACTCATCGGCAGACTGATGCTACCGCTTGCGCTCTTGGTGGCATTATCGGCATGCAATGGGCCAAGCCCGGCCGTCAAGAATGTTGTGGCGCGCCTTAGCCAAACAGCCGATGAACCCATTACAGGCGGGACTGTAACCTTCGGCTACCCGTCCGCTTTTCAAGGTATCTTTGAACCGGCATTCTTTGAAGGAGAAGATGATTCCAATGTGCTGGAGTTCACCACTGAGGCTATGTTCACCGTTAAGGATGATTTGTCCACCGCTCCTAATATCGCCAGCTGGCAGGAGTCCGAGGATCATACGGTGTTCACATTCACGATTAAGCCCGGAGTCCGCTGGCATAACGGGGACGAGCTGACCGTGGAGGATTGGAAATTTGCCCTGGAGACTATCGCCAGCCCGGAGTATACGGGTTCCAGATACTATAGCGTTGAGATGATCAAGGGAGCAGAAGCGTACCACCAGGGCCAGGCGAAGGAAATTACAGGGCTTAAGGTGATGGACCCGTATACGCTGCGCATTACAATGAATTCAGCACGGGTGAACGTGATTGATAATCTGTGGGCCTACCCGATGAACAAGCGGTATTTCGAAGGAGTGGCAGTTAAGGACATGGCGGACAGCGATCAGGTCCGCAAGCAGCCGATTGGCACGGGTCCGTTCATGGTAACCAGCATTGTGCCGGGCCAGACGGTGGAAATGAAACGGTTTGATAATTATTACAAGGGCGGCGCGCATCTGGATGGCATTACTTATAAGGTGATCGACAGCAAAGATATTACCGCTCTGCTTAAAGCAGGAACTGTCGATATGGCGGCATTGCCGCGTGATGCCTATGAGGCTGCAGGACAATTGGATAATGTAGAGATTAGGGTCACACCGGGAATGACATTTGAATATATCGGGTTCAAGTTCGGACACTGGGATGAGACAGATGGTCAGGTGGTGATGGATAATCCCAAGTTCCAGGATAAAAGCCTGCGTAAGGCAATGTATTATGCACTTGACCGGCAAGGGATTCTGGATAAATATTCCTATGGCCTGGGGACGCTTATCGAGACGCCTATTCCAAGTTCCAGCTGGGCCAAGATCGCAGATGAGGAGATCGACACCTACCCTTATTCTCCTGAAAAGGCCGGACAGCTGCTGGATGAGGCCGGGTATCTGGATCTGAACGGGGATGGACTCCGCGAAGATCCCGGCGGCAAGAAGCTCGTTATTCACTATGATGCCATGAGCGGCAGCAAAACGGCTGAGGCGCGGACGGCAGCCATTCTCCAGAATTGGCGTGATGTCGGGCTGGATGTGCGGCTCAGCGGAGGAAGCCTGAAGGAGCTGAACGCCTTTTATGAAGCGGTGGAGTCGGATGATCCGGCAGTGGAGCTGTTCAACGGCGTGTGGGGACTGGCGAGCGACCCTGATCCTTCGGGTTTATGGAGGGCTACGGATTCGTGGAATTACCCCCGGTGGACCTCGAAGCGAAGTGAGGACCTGATCCGGGAAGGAGTCAGCCTGAAGGCGTACGATAAGGACTTCCGGAAGGAAATCTATTATGAATGGCAGAAGCTGATCAATGATGAGGTTCCGATGATCTTTTTCGCTGAACGATCGGACATTACTGCGGTAAATAAACGCCTGCAAGGGGTAACAATGAACGCTTTAAGCAATATCATCGATCCGCAGAGCTGGTGGATTAAGGATACTGAATAG
- a CDS encoding LCP family protein, with product MMNKLKKIKKRYIALILVLVIAAGAFLFQKPLAVLAFDLFLSDQVEKKLTDESFVPLENNTTKNPTNVKAEPVALKSDPFSLMLLGTDQRKNETARSDTMMYAVIRPEDYKILLISVPRDTYTEIIGYKDNKKDKITHAYAFGGQQMSKDTLEALLGHDIQYYATINFQGLKDAVDAIGGVPLPIKKDIVNKGKDHEKFTIKANKSNYSGEEALNYTRYREDSDFNRTKRQQVFIDVVANKMLSISQIGNIPELLDIMGDNFKTDIQPSMIISLAKKFMGGKDMDISSFTVMGEGKRMDGIYYDIVNEEDLNKAKALIDNWMNPGTPVDQLIEPGKAGNALEPSATPAVQ from the coding sequence ATGATGAATAAGCTTAAAAAAATAAAGAAAAGATACATTGCGCTCATTCTCGTACTGGTGATTGCCGCCGGAGCGTTTCTGTTCCAGAAGCCGCTTGCTGTGCTGGCCTTTGATCTCTTTTTGTCGGATCAGGTAGAGAAGAAGCTGACAGATGAATCCTTTGTGCCTCTGGAGAATAACACCACCAAAAATCCAACAAACGTTAAGGCGGAACCTGTAGCACTCAAAAGTGATCCGTTCTCTCTAATGCTGCTGGGTACAGATCAGCGGAAGAATGAAACCGCACGCTCAGATACCATGATGTATGCGGTGATCCGGCCGGAGGATTATAAGATTCTGCTGATCTCCGTTCCCCGGGATACCTACACGGAAATTATCGGTTACAAGGACAATAAGAAAGACAAAATTACACATGCTTATGCGTTCGGCGGGCAGCAAATGTCCAAGGACACACTGGAAGCGCTCCTCGGCCATGATATTCAATATTATGCCACCATCAACTTTCAGGGGCTGAAGGATGCTGTTGATGCCATCGGCGGTGTGCCGCTCCCGATCAAGAAGGATATTGTCAACAAAGGCAAAGACCATGAGAAATTCACCATTAAGGCTAACAAGTCGAACTACAGCGGGGAAGAGGCGCTTAACTATACCCGCTACCGTGAGGATAGCGACTTCAACCGGACCAAACGTCAACAGGTCTTTATTGATGTCGTAGCGAATAAAATGTTATCGATCAGCCAGATCGGCAACATCCCTGAACTGCTGGATATCATGGGCGACAATTTCAAAACGGATATTCAGCCCTCAATGATCATCAGTCTGGCCAAGAAGTTCATGGGCGGTAAGGATATGGATATCTCCAGCTTCACGGTGATGGGGGAAGGCAAACGGATGGACGGGATCTATTACGATATAGTGAACGAAGAGGATCTGAATAAAGCCAAAGCCCTGATCGACAACTGGATGAACCCCGGCACACCGGTTGATCAGCTGATTGAACCAGGAAAGGCCGGCAATGCGCTTGAGCCTTCGGCCACACCCGCAGTACAATAA